A stretch of the Uranotaenia lowii strain MFRU-FL chromosome 3, ASM2978415v1, whole genome shotgun sequence genome encodes the following:
- the LOC129756532 gene encoding uncharacterized protein LOC129756532, giving the protein MRRARWETRGPVQNQCVSATAAALTYIGTDNHKRPSENFSDARDFNPPSEFKEHWKDSMGHHDIGSKTARWFQVNAYIDIVAAIHLKDILDSALVCSDLLKRFHFVSERMFGVVCRSLALWPQF; this is encoded by the exons ATGAGACGAGCTCGTTGGGAAACGAGAGGGCCTGTTCAAAATCAGTGTGTCAG TGCGACAGCTGCTGCCCTGACCTACATTGGAACTGATAACCACAAGAGACCATCAGAAAACTTTTCCGACGCTAGAGATTTCAATCCACCCAGCGAG ttcaaagaACACTGGAAGGATTCTATGGGCCATCATGATATAGGTTCTAAAACTGCTCGGTGGTTTCAAGTCAATGCCTATATCGATATTGTTGCAGCAATTCACCTGAAGGATATCTTGGATTCTGCATTGGTCTGTTCGGATCTCTTGAAAAGATTTCATTTTGTATCCGAACGAATGTTCGGAGTAGTGTGTAGGAGCCTGGCACTCTGGCCACAATTCTAG